One segment of Acidobacteriota bacterium DNA contains the following:
- a CDS encoding M48 family metalloprotease, with translation MLISEAQEIQMGREADPQIVSQFGLYPDEEIQDYVSALGQDLAAQSERPHLEWHFRVLDDPLVNAFALPGGYIYITRGIMSHLDSEAELASVLGHEIGHVVARHSANQLSKQQLASAGLLVGAVLLDPEDRYLAGLAGAGMQLAFLKFGRDDERQADELGLRYIIKDGYDPRPMTDVFETLGRVSDAAGGRGMPNWLATHPAPENRVSLLSGQIVETGVDFTGRPVRAELYLDHLNGMPYGADPRQGFFQGNTFYHPDLAFQVDFPEGWRTQNARSAVSALSPNEDALLVLTLAEEDTLSAAEQSFLQGQGIEAGSRWTPGIRGFNSLGREFAASTQDKPLRGRVAFVEGENRIYQLLTFTPDKRWRNYEDQVSSAIGTFQEITDRRYLSVQPAKLRIVKLDRDMSLEEFQRRYPSSVDLQTLAIVNQVEVGATLEAGSLVKRIVGGELPDPR, from the coding sequence ATGCTGATCTCCGAAGCCCAGGAGATTCAAATGGGGCGGGAAGCCGATCCCCAGATCGTCAGTCAATTCGGTCTCTATCCGGACGAGGAGATCCAGGACTATGTATCGGCCCTCGGCCAGGACCTGGCGGCGCAATCGGAACGACCTCACCTCGAGTGGCATTTTCGCGTCTTGGACGATCCCCTCGTCAACGCTTTTGCGCTGCCCGGTGGATATATCTACATCACTCGCGGAATCATGAGCCATCTTGACTCGGAGGCCGAGTTGGCCTCCGTGCTGGGGCATGAGATCGGCCATGTGGTCGCTCGGCATAGCGCCAACCAGTTGAGCAAGCAGCAGCTGGCCAGCGCAGGTTTGCTTGTAGGAGCGGTGCTGCTCGATCCCGAGGACCGCTACTTGGCTGGGTTGGCTGGCGCCGGTATGCAGCTGGCCTTCCTCAAGTTCGGTCGCGACGACGAACGGCAGGCGGATGAGCTAGGGCTGCGCTACATCATCAAGGACGGCTACGACCCCCGACCCATGACCGATGTTTTCGAAACGCTGGGGCGGGTGAGCGATGCAGCGGGAGGCCGAGGTATGCCCAACTGGCTGGCGACTCATCCAGCGCCGGAGAATCGGGTCAGCCTTCTCAGTGGGCAGATCGTTGAGACGGGGGTCGACTTCACCGGACGGCCGGTTCGGGCTGAGCTCTATCTCGATCACCTGAATGGGATGCCCTACGGGGCCGACCCTCGGCAAGGCTTTTTCCAGGGCAATACCTTCTACCACCCCGATCTGGCCTTCCAAGTAGATTTCCCGGAGGGCTGGCGAACTCAGAATGCTCGTTCGGCGGTGAGCGCGCTGAGCCCGAACGAGGACGCCCTGTTGGTGCTGACCCTCGCGGAGGAGGACACGTTGAGCGCTGCAGAGCAATCGTTCCTCCAGGGCCAGGGGATCGAGGCGGGATCTCGCTGGACTCCGGGCATCCGCGGATTCAATTCCCTCGGGCGAGAGTTCGCCGCCAGCACTCAAGACAAGCCGCTACGCGGGCGGGTGGCCTTCGTCGAGGGTGAGAATCGCATCTATCAGCTACTGACCTTCACGCCGGACAAGCGCTGGCGCAATTACGAGGATCAGGTGAGCTCCGCCATTGGTACTTTCCAGGAGATCACTGACCGCCGCTATCTCTCCGTGCAGCCAGCCAAGCTGCGGATCGTGAAGCTGGATCGGGATATGAGTCTCGAGGAATTCCAGCGCCGCTA